Sequence from the Verrucomicrobiia bacterium genome:
CAAACGTTCAATAGCGCGCTCCGTGCGAATGTGGCAATAATTAGCGAGCCATTAAACCAATTTATCTCATGAATCAGGATGCCAGCACCGGCTCGATCCTGGCCTTTCGGGGTGCTCATGCCAACAACTCATGGAAATCTTTATGAAAAAGAATTCACTCTTCCAAACCAGCGCATCCGCTTGGGCTCTGCCCGTCCTGCTCATCGTTCTGTATCTTGTTCCTGCCCGCATATTGGCTGCGGATCAGACCTGGACCGGCGCGGGCGGGGACGGTTTTTGGCACAATGGCGGCAACTGGGCCGGTGGCATCCTGCCTTCGGCGGGAGATTCTCTCTCTTTCTCGGGAACAGTTGGCCTGGCCAACACAAATAATTTCAGCATGGGCACCGCCTTTAGCGGGATCACCTTCAAGGGGCCGGGCGGATTCACGCTCTCGGGAAATTCGATTGGTTTGGCCGGTGGGATTACCAACCGCCAGGTAGTGACCCCTGAATCCATCAACCTTTCGCTATCATTGAGCGCCAGCCAGGACATCGATGTGGTGGGCAATGGGTTGCTGGCCATTAACAGCGCCATCTCTGGGGCCGGCGGTATCACCAAGACCGGCGATGGGGTCTTAACGCTCTCAGGAGCAAACAGCTTCACTGGGCCTGTGGGAATTTTAGGCGGGAAATTAGCCGTCAATTCAGCCGGAAACCTGGGTGCGCCCTCACGGCTTTCAATCGATAAGGGCGCTCTTGAGACCACCGCCAGCCTGGCGCTCAACTCGAGCATGGGCATCGCTTTGGGCCCAAATCCCGGCGCCGGCGCCGGGACGCTCACCGTCGATTCGGGCACAACCTTGTCGTATGGCGGGGTGATAGCAAATAATGGCAGTGGTCCCGATGGCTTGACCAAAAACGGCTTCGGCACCCTGGTCCTTTCGGGGGCCAATACTTATACCGGCTCAACCTCCAACCGGGTTGGCACTTTGACTCTGGATTTCTCCCAACCTGGCGCGCCGCTAACCAACATTATCTCGCCGAGTTCTTTCCTTATTCTTGGTGGAGAAAATGCCGGGTTCGGCGCGCTTAATTTCGCCCAACTCAATTTGGTAGGAGGTGGCGGAGCCGCGAATTCCCAGACCTTCAATGGGACACATGTCACCTTTGCGTCCTCGGTGATCCTCGCAACCAACGGACCCGGCGGCACGGCCAATCTTGACCTGGGCGCCCTCGATCACGACCCGGGCGGGACGCTGACCCTCATTACCCCGGCCTTGGGAGGAGGGGGGAACATTATCACCTCGAGCACGAACGTGAACGGCATCCTGGGCGGCTGGGCGACTCTCGGCGATGGATCGGCTGTGACGATCACCGGCAATAACGTCGCCAATTCCATCATCCTCGGGACCGATTTCGCGAGCGTCGATCCCCTCGGGCATATCGTTAATTTCACCGGTTACACGCCTCTGGCCAATGGCCAAACCATCCACAGTATCAGCACCGCGGCGGCCAATCTGCTCATCACCAGCGCCGTCACCGGAGATATGCTCGTGGATAACGACAACGCGGGAACACTCACGGACGTCAACGCTATCAACTGGAACCGGACGGACAACGGCGTTACTCTAAAGATCGGCATCGGAAACACCCTGCGGCTTGGCCGCTTTGGCGCCATCTTCAAGCCCAATACAACCTCGGGCCTAACCTGGTTGATCGGCGAGACGCCCAAAGGCGCCAATGGGCCGGACCAAAACATCGGCATCCTGACGGCGGGTGGCGCCGATAACACGCCAGGCGAGATCGTGGTTGATGTCAACTGCGCCAGTTCATCCTCTGGAACGCTCATCATTGATTCTCAAATCACCGACAACGGCTCGGCTCCAGTTACGTTTGTGAAAACCGGAGCCGGCTCAATGAAACTGCGCGGCCACAACACCTTCTCGGGCGGCACTTTCCTCCTCCAGGGCCGCGTCCAATTTGTCGGTGGCGAGGGCGGCGTTGGCACGGGCAATGCCGATGCGGGCGGCACCGGCCCTATTTATATCCTTCCCGGTTGTTATCTCTTCCCCAGCGGCGCCGGCCCCACGACCCCAGTCACCAACGCCGTCTTCATTGCGGGCAACGGCACGGCGGGCGAGCCTCTGGGCGCGATTCGCACGACAGGTGGCTGGCTCTTTAATGGACCGTGGACCCTGATTGGGGACACCACCATCGGCGGTAACGGCGGCGCCAGCGGGGCCATTGGGGCTAAACTCTCCGGACCGTTCAACCTGTCTTTGTGCTCGCCGGTCACAGTCAACGGCACCGTCTCCTTGACCAACTCGCAAAATGATTGGAGCGGCACGACCACGATGAACGCCAGTCCCCATGGCGCCAACACCTTCCTGAGCGGCAACAGCGAGATCATCCCCAACGGCTTTGGCAAAGGCAACGTCCTCATGAACGGCTTGGGCGCCGACACAATCACATGGAATATGAACGGCTTCAACGAAACCATCAACGGCCTGTCCAGCTCCGGCGTGGGGGCAAGTTGCTTCATTGTCAACAATGGCCCCTCGCCTTCTTCGCTCACGATCGGCGACAACGACCAGTCCGGCGTCTTCGCCGGCGCGATTCAAGACGGTGCTAACAACATCACACTGACTAAGATTGGCGGGGGTGTCGAAATGCTGACCGGCAACAACACCTATTCGGGCCCCACTCTCATTAACGGGGGCGCGCTGGCTTTGAGCGGCGCCGGCTCGATTGCAACCAGTTCCTCTATTCAGGTCAACCCCGGCGCCGCGCTGGATGTTTCCGGCGTGACCGGCGGATTCTCCTCCTTCAATCCGATTGGGATTAATGGGGGTTCGATCATCGGTAATACCTCCGCTTCCGGCATTACCAGCCTCGGCCTGACCAATTCATCGCTTGCGCTTTCAGTGGACCCCAGCGTGACCAATCTGGTCGTCGGCAGCTTGACAACGGGCGGCGCCAATACCATCAATATCAGCTCTGTCTTTAACGTGCCCAGTTACCCTGCCCTCTTCACGCTTCTCAAGTACACCGGGGCCATTGCCGGGAGCGGCTACAATTTCACCCTCGGAACCCTGCCGACTTCCACAACCCTAGGCTATGTCTCGAATGATACGGCCAATGCATCTGTGGTTTTGGTTTTAACCTCCGGGCCCAAAGCGCTCACTTGGGCCGGCAATGTGAACAACGACTGGGACATCGCGACAACCGCAAACTGGACTTTTTCCGGCAACCCCGTCCAATTTAATAATTTGGACTCGGCATTTTTCGATGATACCGCTGCAACCACCACCGTGAACCTCGCAACCGTGGTTCTGCCCGGCGCGATTACAGTCTATACAACTAACGGTTACACCTTTACCGGGAACGGAGCTATCAGCGGCGCCACCTCATTAACCAAGAACGGCTCGGGACCTTTGACGTTGCTCGAAACGGGGGGCGATACCTTTAATGGCGGCGTGGCAGTCAATGAAGGCGCGGTCATTTTCGGCGCCGATAACGCCATCGCCGGCGGGCTGGCTATTGGCGGCACGGCCAACGTCCAGGTTGGGACCAATGGTGGCACTGGAACCTTGCCCTCGGGCGGCGTAGCCGACAATGGCGCACTCACCTTCAACCGTGGAGCGGACCTGGTGGTGCCCAATCCCATCTCGGGCACGGGCGTGGTAAGCAAGATCGACTCGGCCATCTTAACTTTGAGCGGGGGCAATGGCGCCCTTGCCGGTGCGGTCAGCGTGGCCCAAGGAACTCTCAAAGCCGGCAGCAGCAGCGCCTTGGGCGCGCCCGGCGTGGTCACAACAGTCAGCAGCGGCGCCACTCTTGATGTCAATGGCCAGCAACTCAACAATGTGACTGTGGTTGTTTCAGGGGCTGGCGCCGGCGGCCAGGGCGCCATTGTTAACTCTGGGCCAGACAATATCAATGCCTTGGGCTGGGTGACCCTTGCCGGCAATACGACTTTTGGCGGCACCGGGCGTTGGGACATCCGCGGAGGCGCGGCCCAACTGCTAACCGTTCCTCCCAGCAGCCCCTATACACTCACTAAGATCGGTCCGAACCAAGTTTCGTTGGTTGGCCTGACGGTGGATGCCGGCCTTGGCGACATCAACGTCCTGAACGGCCTTCTCAGCGTCGAAACCACTACCGGTTCGCTGGGAGACCCCAATCACACCTTGACCGTCGCGCCGGGGGCTGAACTTCAGTTCTATAACAGCACCATCTCATTGGGCAAAAAATTTGTGCTCAACGGCACCGGAACCAACACCACGCTCAATTGCGGGAGTGGGATAGCCAATTCAGTTGGCGGTCCGGTGGTCCTCAATGGGAATTGCCTGTTTAACGCCGCTAGCGGCTCCGCCCTGACATTTAACGGCGCTCTGAGCGGCAGCGGCAGCTTCATTAAGACCGGGAGCGGAACCAATGTGATAGCGGGAGTTGTCACAGCCAGTTATGGCAGTACCATCATCAGCAATGGCACCTTGGCCGTCGAGGGGACCGTGGGTAGCAATGTGGCTGTCTATAACGGCGGTATCCTGGGAGGTTTCGGCGCAGCCACCGGGAATGTGGGGATTACCAACGGCATTTTGAGCCCTGGGGATGCGAATCTGCCGCTGGCCATGCTCACATTGGGCGCGTTGGTTCTCGATAACGCGACTTGCACGTTCGAGCTCTCGACAGCGGCTTCATCGGGCAACGATCAGGTCGTGGTGACGGGCGGATTGACTCTGAGCGGCACCAACACACTGCAAATCGTCCCCCCAGCGACGATGAATCCAGGCGATGTGTACACCCTTTTCCGCTACAGCGGCGCTCCCCTGCCCAGCAGCGCTACCAATAACCTCATTGTGCTTTCCACCCAGGCCGGTTTCACTTTCTCCATCGTCGATCCGGCAACAACCCCAGGCGCCATCAATCTCCTGGTCCAGACAGCCATTGGTGATGATCTCTGGACCGGTGCCACCTCATCCATCTGGGACAATTCCACAACGAACTGGACCAGAAATGCCGCCCCGGCTGTGTTTAATAACCTCGATTTCGTCTCCTTTGATGATTCGTCCTCTGTGACAAACGTGAGTCTCTCCGGCGCGTTGACGACCTCCGGCATCACCATGAACAATGCCAGCCGGGCCTACACCTTCAGTGGCAGCGGCAAGCTCACCGGAAAAGGCGGATTGCACGTCGCCGGCATCGGATTGACGATCGCCAATCAGGGCAGCAATGACTTTACCGGACCGATCACGATTGATTTTGGCATATTGCAGGTGGGTAATGGCGGCGCTAATGGCAACCTGGGCTCAAGCATTCTCACCAACAACGGTTCGCTGGTGTTCGATCGGACCGGGAGTTTGATGGTGAACAACTCCATCACCGGCACGGGCTCGCTGACAAACATCGGCACGGGAATCGTAACCCTGAGCGGCGCCAGCACTTTTGACGGCGAGGTGGACGTGTTCCAGGGCACCCTTCAGATCAACAACAATGCCGCTCTGGGCAGTACAGTCGGAAATACTGTCGTCACCAATGGCGCAACCTTGGACCTCGGCGGCCCGGGTTTGGCCAGCAACGGATTGAATCTCGGCCAGGAACACCTCTTCGTCAGCGGCGGTGGTGTAGGCGGCAAAGGTGTTATTGTCAATAACGGCAGCCAGGGCCAGATTCATGCCCTCCAAGTCGTGAGCCTGACAGGTGATGCAACCTTTGGGGGCACGCAACGGTGGGACATTCGCGCCGCAAATGCGACCAGCCTCACCGAGTTGAACACCGCCGGCCAGTCGTTCAACTTGACCAAGGTGGGCGCCAACCAGATATCTCTTGTCGGGGTTGCCGTGGACCCGGCGCTCTCCAATATCGTGGTGCTGGCAGGCATGCTGGGTGTCGAGGCTGGAACAACTTCTTTAGGCGATACTAACGCCACCATCAGCATCGCCAGCAACGCAACTCTCGAGTTTTATCAGTTGGTGGCAACCAACATCGCCAAGCCGCTTGTTCTTAGCAACGCCGCCACCGTCCTGAATAATAGCGGCGCCAACGTCTATGCCGGCTCTATCTCTCTGGAGGGGGACGCGACTTTCAACATTGGTGGGACCTCTTTCACCCAAAGCAACAGCATCAGTGGCACGGGCGGCCTCATTAAGAGCGGAGGCAGCCCGCTGCTCCTGGCGGGCCCTTTGACTTTCGCCGGCCAGACCAAAATCACCGCGGGCCGCCTTGCGCTTGTGGGTGATTCGTTGACCGCGAGTTCCCTGATTAATATTGCTGCTGGAATGCTGGACCTAAGCCAGGCCTCGAGCCCTACCCTCACTTTGCTGTCCGGCCAAACCCTGGAAGGCGCCGGCACAATTTGGGGCAGCGTGATTGCCGGCGCGGGTTCCACGGTCGCCCCCGGCAGCCTGAGCGCCCTGACGGTCACCAACACCATCACTCTTCAAGGCCAAACCGTGATGGAACTCAACGCAGCGGCGGGAACTGCCGACCAGCTCGCCGCTGCCAGCATCGCCTACGGCGGCGCTCTGACGGTTACCAATGTCAATGGCGCTTTGGCCTCCGGCAACAGCTTTAAACTTTTCAGCGCCCCGAGCCTAACGGGAACCTTCAACGCAATCACCCTGCCCGCACTCTCGCCAGGGTTGTATTGGAGCAATACCCTTGCCGTGGACGGCAAAGTCGCTGTCGCCGGCGCGCTCCAAGTGCGGCCCATCCTGGGGATTCTCTCGAGTTCGCAA
This genomic interval carries:
- a CDS encoding autotransporter-associated beta strand repeat-containing protein, translating into MKKNSLFQTSASAWALPVLLIVLYLVPARILAADQTWTGAGGDGFWHNGGNWAGGILPSAGDSLSFSGTVGLANTNNFSMGTAFSGITFKGPGGFTLSGNSIGLAGGITNRQVVTPESINLSLSLSASQDIDVVGNGLLAINSAISGAGGITKTGDGVLTLSGANSFTGPVGILGGKLAVNSAGNLGAPSRLSIDKGALETTASLALNSSMGIALGPNPGAGAGTLTVDSGTTLSYGGVIANNGSGPDGLTKNGFGTLVLSGANTYTGSTSNRVGTLTLDFSQPGAPLTNIISPSSFLILGGENAGFGALNFAQLNLVGGGGAANSQTFNGTHVTFASSVILATNGPGGTANLDLGALDHDPGGTLTLITPALGGGGNIITSSTNVNGILGGWATLGDGSAVTITGNNVANSIILGTDFASVDPLGHIVNFTGYTPLANGQTIHSISTAAANLLITSAVTGDMLVDNDNAGTLTDVNAINWNRTDNGVTLKIGIGNTLRLGRFGAIFKPNTTSGLTWLIGETPKGANGPDQNIGILTAGGADNTPGEIVVDVNCASSSSGTLIIDSQITDNGSAPVTFVKTGAGSMKLRGHNTFSGGTFLLQGRVQFVGGEGGVGTGNADAGGTGPIYILPGCYLFPSGAGPTTPVTNAVFIAGNGTAGEPLGAIRTTGGWLFNGPWTLIGDTTIGGNGGASGAIGAKLSGPFNLSLCSPVTVNGTVSLTNSQNDWSGTTTMNASPHGANTFLSGNSEIIPNGFGKGNVLMNGLGADTITWNMNGFNETINGLSSSGVGASCFIVNNGPSPSSLTIGDNDQSGVFAGAIQDGANNITLTKIGGGVEMLTGNNTYSGPTLINGGALALSGAGSIATSSSIQVNPGAALDVSGVTGGFSSFNPIGINGGSIIGNTSASGITSLGLTNSSLALSVDPSVTNLVVGSLTTGGANTINISSVFNVPSYPALFTLLKYTGAIAGSGYNFTLGTLPTSTTLGYVSNDTANASVVLVLTSGPKALTWAGNVNNDWDIATTANWTFSGNPVQFNNLDSAFFDDTAATTTVNLATVVLPGAITVYTTNGYTFTGNGAISGATSLTKNGSGPLTLLETGGDTFNGGVAVNEGAVIFGADNAIAGGLAIGGTANVQVGTNGGTGTLPSGGVADNGALTFNRGADLVVPNPISGTGVVSKIDSAILTLSGGNGALAGAVSVAQGTLKAGSSSALGAPGVVTTVSSGATLDVNGQQLNNVTVVVSGAGAGGQGAIVNSGPDNINALGWVTLAGNTTFGGTGRWDIRGGAAQLLTVPPSSPYTLTKIGPNQVSLVGLTVDAGLGDINVLNGLLSVETTTGSLGDPNHTLTVAPGAELQFYNSTISLGKKFVLNGTGTNTTLNCGSGIANSVGGPVVLNGNCLFNAASGSALTFNGALSGSGSFIKTGSGTNVIAGVVTASYGSTIISNGTLAVEGTVGSNVAVYNGGILGGFGAATGNVGITNGILSPGDANLPLAMLTLGALVLDNATCTFELSTAASSGNDQVVVTGGLTLSGTNTLQIVPPATMNPGDVYTLFRYSGAPLPSSATNNLIVLSTQAGFTFSIVDPATTPGAINLLVQTAIGDDLWTGATSSIWDNSTTNWTRNAAPAVFNNLDFVSFDDSSSVTNVSLSGALTTSGITMNNASRAYTFSGSGKLTGKGGLHVAGIGLTIANQGSNDFTGPITIDFGILQVGNGGANGNLGSSILTNNGSLVFDRTGSLMVNNSITGTGSLTNIGTGIVTLSGASTFDGEVDVFQGTLQINNNAALGSTVGNTVVTNGATLDLGGPGLASNGLNLGQEHLFVSGGGVGGKGVIVNNGSQGQIHALQVVSLTGDATFGGTQRWDIRAANATSLTELNTAGQSFNLTKVGANQISLVGVAVDPALSNIVVLAGMLGVEAGTTSLGDTNATISIASNATLEFYQLVATNIAKPLVLSNAATVLNNSGANVYAGSISLEGDATFNIGGTSFTQSNSISGTGGLIKSGGSPLLLAGPLTFAGQTKITAGRLALVGDSLTASSLINIAAGMLDLSQASSPTLTLLSGQTLEGAGTIWGSVIAGAGSTVAPGSLSALTVTNTITLQGQTVMELNAAAGTADQLAAASIAYGGALTVTNVNGALASGNSFKLFSAPSLTGTFNAITLPALSPGLYWSNTLAVDGKVAVAGALQVRPILGILSSSQGGFVLSGTNGTPGATYYVLSTTNVALPLSEWTPIATNQLDSSGAFHFTNSESLSQQYFILQLP